TTTGGGCCTTCTGTTTTAgacaagaaaatatataaataataagaaatccCTATTTTCTTTCCAACAGAAAATCTACTGTATTTttgccattgtttttttttcagtgtatcttttatttttatttattttttaagtatagttgatttacagtctttcAGGtttatggcaaagtgattcaattatagatatctatctatctacacacacacacatatatatgaatatacatatatattctttttcagattccattatAGGAAAAGATATTACATGAttttgaacatagttccctgtcctatacaataggtccttattgtgtatctgttagtcccaaattcctaattaTTTAAAAAGGTCAACAAGTTCTTTTAGTAGAAAAATAAGGTAGGTAAATTTCATTACTCAGAGACGCATATCACTCAAAAGAATAAGCATGGCGTgcacaaagacaaagagagaaaacaatccTTTCTCTCACTTCTTTCTCAGATATTTGTTTCATGGCACCAAGTCAGCAAGGTAATTGAGAGGCCACCTACGCTTCCTGCATCATCTAGAGCCATACACACTAACAGATGATTTATAGTGAGCCTATATGCTTGTGTTGCATTGTATTTCCCAACATATAGGAATCAGAAATGACTGGAAGCCTGAGTTTGTTACATGGCAGTTTGGAAATGGGAATCAGAGACAGTGGACTCCTGGCATGTATTCTTGTGTGGGTGTGAGGCCATCACAATGGATTTACTGAGTTGTGATTAGGAAGTTTTATcaatattcagagaaaaaaattgaaagcatgcATAACttacacatttctttctctttttttcccctcccagaAAGAGACCTAGAACACATTCTACCATGCTCCATCCGTTTCTGGTCATCCATGGTCATGTTGTGTTTGCATCGTCTCTCCCCCAGCTTGCCCCCTGCCAGACTCCACCACAGTGCTGCTTTCTCTTGACATTTTCCCAGGTGCTCCCTTTCCCTTACCTCCTTTATGCGTACCTCCAGTAGTGCTGTCATCTTCTTATTtataattgtttgtttttatgcctcTTTCCTCATTTAGTTTAGAAACATTCCTGTGGGTCCTTTCATCTTTGcagcccagtgcctgacacaaTACCTAGCACATAGGTGGTGCTAAGTTCTTGTGACAAGAAGCCATGCACACTCATCTGGCCCCAAGAATGAATGCTTGTTAATAGGATTGGGAGGTTCAGCGCTAGCTCACTGCACAGATGTGGGCCAAGCGAGGGTGAAGAAACTCGCCATATTTCTGATGGCGACTGGCTACCCTTTCATGACAGATGTGAGTCTAAGAGCTCACAAATTAGTTTATGCAGATCATAGGTGCTAATGACACAAGGTGCTTTTGGAATTCTGATTAGGTGGTTATAGAATAATCAAGTTGAACTTGAAGCAAAAATATCTGATTTTAACAAAAATCTAATTGTGCAGACATTTTAGACCTGTTAATTGCTCTTGGGAGGCTGAGCGATTATCATGGGAACAATGGCTACTGAGAGGCATAATTTTTTTCAGTCGAATTGATTTTGTGGAAAGACTTTATCAGAGTCCATCCTGCACACTGGGTTCTTCTGTGGCTGTAAATGCTAATGATATCCATGCGTATACACTGTGGCACGAGTCTGCTTTGGATATGCAGAcaaatttctttctcttagtGGCTTTGAAAATTGCCCTCAAGCTCCTCTAACCCATGTACAATTTTTTACAAATTACCCTTTACCTTTCAGTTGAAAAACAGATGTCTTTACAGCAGATGGAGCTATCCTTTATACTGAGGGCATTCTTTGGGATTTAGTCCTGGTGGCAATAATTATAATGCTATGAGTTGCAAAGCAAAATcctcaaaaaacttttttttttgctttttagggccacacctgcagtacatggacgttcccaggctaggggttgaaatggagccacagctgctggcctatgccacagccatagcaacaccaggtctgagccacatctgtgacctatacacggcaacgccagatccttaatccactgagcgaggctagggttcgaacccacatcctcatgcatactagttgggttcataatccactgagccacagcagaaactccagccCTCAAAACTTAAGGTCTAGCTTCCTAATTCCTCCAGAAGTTTGCTCTGTCCCAGGCAGAATAAAAGAACTTgaccctttctttcctctctcctgcttTTGATAATATAGATTCTCCTAATTTAAAGAGTattttgggaattccctggtggctcagcgggttaaggatcccaccttgtcactgctgtggtcctggctactgctgtggcacatgtttgatccctggcccagggaaattccgcatgtcataggtgtggccaaataaatagagtatctttttctgtgaaatgaaTTTTGCTCGTCCGTTTCACAGGTACTACTCAGTCCTCTATCCGCTGGAGAGAAAAATATCTGATGCCAAGTCCCGAGAACTAGTGATATACATCTGGGCCCATGCAGTTGTGGCCAGCGTCCCTGTGTTTGCGGTGACCAACGTGGCCGACATCTATGCCATGTCCACTTGCACCGAAGTCTGGAGCAACTCCTTGGGACACCTGGTTTATGTTCTGATCTATAACATCACCACGGTCAtcgtgcctgtggctgtggtgttcttCTTCTTGATACTGATCCGCCGGGCCCTGAGTGCCAGCCAGAAGAAGAAGGTCATCATAGCGGCGCTGCGGACCCCACAGAACACCATCTCTATCCCCTATGCCTCCCAGCGGGAGGCTGAGCTGCACGCCACCCTGCTCTCCATGGTGATGGTCTTCATCTTCTGCAGCGTCCCCTATGCCACACTGGTCATCTACGAGACCGTGCTCAATGTTCCCGACACTTCCGTCTTCTTGCGGCTCACCGCCATCTGGCTGCCCAAAGTCTCACTGCTGGCCAACCCTGTGCTCTTCCTCACTGTGAACAAATCTGTCCGCAAGTGCTTGGTTGGGACCTTGGTGCAACTGCACCACCGCTACAGTCGCCGGAATGTTGTGAGCGCCGGGAGCGGTATGGCTGAGGCCAGCCTGGAGCCCAGTGTGCGCTCAGGTAGCCAGCTCCTGGAGATGTTCCACATTGGGCAGCAGCAGATCTTTCAGCCCATGGAGGATGAGGAAGAGAGTGAAGCCAAGTACACCGGCTCAGCTGACCTCCAGGCCAAGGAGCTGCCTACCCCCTGCCTGGAGGCAGAGCAGGGGTCACAGTTTGCAACCCCTGCACTGCCTCCAGGCACAGTGGACTCCATATCCCAGGTGGCGCCAGCCATCCCCATGGAACCTGAGACATTCCCTGACAAATATTCCCTGCAGTTTGGCTTTGGGCCTTTTGAGCTGCCTCCCCAGTGGCTCTCAGAGACCCGAAACAGCAAGAAGAGGCTGCTTCCCCCCTTGGGAAATACCCCAGAAGAGCTGATCCAGACAAAGATGCCCAAGGTAGGCAGGGTGGAGCGGAAGATGAGCAGGAACAATAAAGTGAGCATTTTCCCAAAGGTGGATTCCTAGCAAGGCTTGTAAATCCCTGGAAGCCACAGGGCTTCCACATTCCTACCCTCCTTCACTGGGCCCTGAGATTGATTTGTAGGATCTCATTGCAACCCGGTATGGGTTGACTCTTCCTATATGACCTGAGTGCTTTTGAATGGGAAGGAAACCTATATAAAATCAAATGTCCTCTTTATTGAGggcgtatatatatatttatctcagTGATCCACGTCCTTAGTAAAG
The nucleotide sequence above comes from Phacochoerus africanus isolate WHEZ1 chromosome 2, ROS_Pafr_v1, whole genome shotgun sequence. Encoded proteins:
- the GPR176 gene encoding G-protein coupled receptor 176 isoform X1 is translated as MGHNGSWISRNASEPRNASGAEAAGANRSALGEFGEAQLYRHFTTTVQVVIFIGSLLGNFMVLWSTCRTTVFKSVTNRFIKNLACSGICASLVCVPFDIILSTSPHCCWWIYTMLFCKVLKFLHKVFCSVTILSFPAIALDRYYSVLYPLERKISDAKSRELVIYIWAHAVVASVPVFAVTNVADIYAMSTCTEVWSNSLGHLVYVLIYNITTVIVPVAVVFFFLILIRRALSASQKKKVIIAALRTPQNTISIPYASQREAELHATLLSMVMVFIFCSVPYATLVIYETVLNVPDTSVFLRLTAIWLPKVSLLANPVLFLTVNKSVRKCLVGTLVQLHHRYSRRNVVSAGSGMAEASLEPSVRSGSQLLEMFHIGQQQIFQPMEDEEESEAKYTGSADLQAKELPTPCLEAEQGSQFATPALPPGTVDSISQVAPAIPMEPETFPDKYSLQFGFGPFELPPQWLSETRNSKKRLLPPLGNTPEELIQTKMPKVGRVERKMSRNNKVSIFPKVDS
- the GPR176 gene encoding G-protein coupled receptor 176 isoform X3, which produces MVLWSTCRTTVFKSVTNRFIKNLACSGICASLVCVPFDIILSTSPHCCWWIYTMLFCKVLKFLHKVFCSVTILSFPAIALDRYYSVLYPLERKISDAKSRELVIYIWAHAVVASVPVFAVTNVADIYAMSTCTEVWSNSLGHLVYVLIYNITTVIVPVAVVFFFLILIRRALSASQKKKVIIAALRTPQNTISIPYASQREAELHATLLSMVMVFIFCSVPYATLVIYETVLNVPDTSVFLRLTAIWLPKVSLLANPVLFLTVNKSVRKCLVGTLVQLHHRYSRRNVVSAGSGMAEASLEPSVRSGSQLLEMFHIGQQQIFQPMEDEEESEAKYTGSADLQAKELPTPCLEAEQGSQFATPALPPGTVDSISQVAPAIPMEPETFPDKYSLQFGFGPFELPPQWLSETRNSKKRLLPPLGNTPEELIQTKMPKVGRVERKMSRNNKVSIFPKVDS
- the GPR176 gene encoding G-protein coupled receptor 176 isoform X2; translation: MGHNGSWISRNASEPRNASGAEAAGANRSALGEFGEAQLYRHFTTTVQVVIFIGSLLGNFMVLWSTCRTTVFKSVTNRFIKNLACSGICASLVCVPFDIILSTSPHCCWWIYTMLFCKVLKFLHKVFCSVTILSFPAIALDRYYSVLYPLERKISDAKSRELVIYIWAHAVVASVPVFAVTNVADIYAMSTCTEVWSNSLGHLVYVLIYNITTVIVPVAVVFFFLILIRRALSASQKKKVIIAALRTPQNTISIPYASQREAELHATLLSMVMVFIFCSVPYATLVIYETVLNVPDTSVFLRLTAIWLPKVSLLANPVLFLTVNKSVRKCLVGTLVQLHHRYSRRNVVSAGSGMAEASLEPSVRSGSQLLEMFHIGQQQIFQPMEDEEESEAKYTGSADLQAKELPTPCLEAEQGSQFATPALPPGTVDSISQVAPAIPMEPETFPDKYSLQFGFGPFELPPQWLSETRNSKKRLLPPLGNTPEELIQTKMPKGG